One window of the Micropterus dolomieu isolate WLL.071019.BEF.003 ecotype Adirondacks linkage group LG08, ASM2129224v1, whole genome shotgun sequence genome contains the following:
- the rap1gapa gene encoding rap1 GTPase-activating protein 1, with amino-acid sequence MPQRKRSFTFGAYGGVDKTFSKARSIWKQDGSDPRISATLEPQLFQPTLPYTTSPFHKTTDLFEIIERMQGNRMDEQRCTFPPPLKTEEDYIPYPSVHEVLGRKSPFPLILLPQFGGYWIEGTNYELSDTVDTKQLQPLSPNTRTKLECNTTATIYRKHFLGKEHFNYYSVDSALGHLVFSLKYDVIGDQEHLRLMLRNKLKTYHDVIPISCLTEFPNVVQMAKLVCEEVNVDRFFPALYPKASRLIVTFDEHVLSNNFKFGVIYQKFGQTSEEELFCNTKESPAFVEFLEFLGEKVELHNFKGFRGGLDVTHGQTGTESVYCNYRNKEVMFHVSTKLPYTEGDTQQLQRKRHIGNDIVAIVFQEENTPFVPDMIASNFLHAYVVVQVVNPCSDNVLYRVSVTARDDVPFFGPALPNPAVFKKGPEFHEFLFTKLINAEYACYKAEKFAKLEERTRSALLETLYEELHVNSQAMMGVGGEDDKLENGSGGGSGFFESFKRVIRSRSQSMDAMGLAFKKPQTVSTSGSFNYDPAESPKFPGISLLVPGKSPSKYGRRGSAIGIGTVEESLIIPGKSPTRKKSGPFSSRRSSAIGIENIQEVQERSSRENSPNTQKTPDSGHVSQDPKSDNSSNQSSPEVLTTTKNRAPSIPEGHDLSRSSSNASSFASVVEENETEATEDYDTGMESLSSAGTPHKRDSLTYSAWLEDSISSTSTTSRGSSPGPGKPERGKGTDIRIKLERPHDHQSSSNC; translated from the exons agtGGACAAGACCTTCTCCAAGGCCAGAAGCATATG GAAACAAGATGGGAGCGACCCCCGAATTTCTGCAACACTAGAGCCCCAGCTGTTCCAGCCTACACTTCCATACACCACCTCACCATTCCACAAG ACTACAGATTTATTTGAAATTATTGAAAGGATGCAG GGCAACAGGATGGATGAGCAGAGATGCACCTTTCCTCCCCCACTGAAG ACTGAGGAGGACTATATTCCATACCCAAGTGTCCATGAG GTTTTGGGTAGAAAAAGCCCCTTTCCTCTCATCCTCCTGCCGCAGTTTGGGGGTTATTGGATTGAAGGGACTAACTATGAGCTGAGTGACACAGTGGACACAAAACAGCTGCAGCCTCTGTCCCCGAACACCCGCACCAAGCTGGAATGTAACACAACAGCTACAATCTACCGGAAACACTTCCTGGGCAAG GAACACTTTAATTACTATTCAGTGGACAGTGCCCTTGGACATCTGGTGTTCTCTCTAAAGTACGACGTGATTGGTGACCAGGAACATCTCCGTCTAATGCTCAG GAACAAACTGAAAACCTATCATGATGTCATCCCCATTTCCTGTTTGACAGAGTTTCCCAATGTGGTCCAAATGGCCAAG CTTGTCTGTGAAGAGGTCAACGTGGACCGTTTTTTCCCCGCCCTTTATCCAAAA gcTTCAAGACTTATTGTCACCTTCGATGAACATGTGCTAAGCAACAATTTCAAGTTTGGGGTAATTTATCAAAAGTTTGGACAG acTTCAGAGGAAGAGCTGTTTTGCAACACTAAAGAGAGCCCTGCCTTTGTAGAATTCCTGGAGTTTCTAGGTGAAAAAGTTGAGCTACACAACTTTAAAGG TTTCCGTGGAGGGTTAGACGTGACTCACGGGCAGACTGGCACTGAATCTGTCTACTGCAACTACCGCAACAAAGAGGTCATGTTCCATGTGTCCACAAAGCTTCCTTACACGGAGGGAGACACCCAGCAG TTGCAGAGAAAAAGGCACATAGGGAACGACATTGTGGCCATCGTATTCCAAGAGGAAAACACTCCGTTTGTACCGGACATGATCGCCTCCAATTTTCTCCACGCCTACGTTGTGGTCCAAGTGGTCAACCCCTGCTCTGACAATGTTCTCTACAGG GTGTCAGTGACAGCACGAGACGATGTACCTTTCTTTGGCCCGGCCCTACCAAACCCTGCTGTCTTTAAAAAA GGCCCTGAATTCCATGAATTCCTTTTTACTAAGCTCATCAATGCAGAGTATGCCTGCTACAAAGCTGAGAAATTTGCCAAATTAGAG GAACGAACACGGTCAGCCTTGTTAGAGACCCTTTATGAGGAGCTTCATGTGAACAGCCAGGCCATGATGGGTGTTGGAGGAGAGGACGACAAACTGGAAAACGGGAGTGGAGGAGGAAGCGGCTTCTTTGAGTCCTTCAAG CGGGTGATCCGCAGCAGGAGCCAGTCTATGGATGCCATGGGTCTTGCTTTCAAGAAGCCGCAAACAGTCTCAACTAGTGGCAGCTTTAACTACGACCCCGCAGAGAGCCCCAAATTCCCAGGGATA TCATTGCTTGTCCCAGGCAAAAGTCCCAGTAAATATGGACGTCGAGGCAGTGCCATAGGGATAGGAACAGTAGAAGAG TCATTGATAATCCCAGGGAAAAGCCCAACCAGGAAAAAGTCTGGTCCTTTCAGCTCCAGGCGAAGCAGTGCCATTGGTATTGAAAACATTCAAGAAGTCCAGGAGAGAAG CAGTAGagagaactccccaaatacccAGAAGACCCCTGACAGCGGTCACGTCTCTCAAGACCCCAAATCTGACAACTCATCTAATCAGAGCTCTCCTGAGGTGCTCACAACCACCAAGAACAG GGCCCCATCCATCCCTGAGGGTCATGACCTCTCCCGCTCCTCCTCCAACGCTAGCAGCTTTGCCAGTGTGGTGGAGGAGAATGAGACAGAGGCCACAGAGGACTATGACACAGGCATG GAGAGTCTGTCGTCTGCCGGGACGCCACACAAGCGAGACTCCCTCACCTACAGCGCCTGGCTGGAGGacagcatcagcagcaccagtaCCACCAGTCGCGGTAGCTCCCCAG